The genomic region CACAACTGTTCGACTCGGTTTGCAGATGGGTTCCGCTATGGGTTTGGCGCGGAAGTGGGAATTAGTACAAATAAATTACCGCCCCGTGGTCCTGTAGGATTGGAGGGATTGGTGACGTATAAGTATCAAATGACAGGTCAAGGTCAGGTGGTTGCGAGTTATAGTGGCAAGGATGCTAAATCCTTTACCCATAAGGATTTGGATTGAAGGAAACCTAAACCTAATCAGTGTTTCATCTTTAAAGCAACAGAAACGCGATCGCAATGGCAATCACCACAGTCAAATGGACAATAGACGAGTATCACCGCATGATTGCGGCGGGGATTTTAGAGGATCGGCGTGTGGAACTACTCCAAGGAGAAATTGTCGAGATGTCACCAGAAGGAGAACCCCACGCCTACTTCAGTAGTGAAGCTGGGGAATATCTGATGCGGCGGTTAAGCGATCGCGCGATGGTTCGGTTAGCCAAGCCGATTACACTCCCAAACAACTCTGAACCTGAACCCGATATCGCCATTGTGCAACGATTGGGACGTGAATATCTAGACCATCACCCTTATCCAGACAACATTTTTTGGCTAATTGAGTATTCAGAGTCCAGTTTAGAGAAAGATTTAGAGATAAAACTTAAAATTTATGCCCAAGTTGGTATTTCTGAATACTGGGTCGTTAACCTAAAAAGAAGACAACTTATTGTATTTCGAGATCCCCAAGATGGAGAATACGCTTCCCGATCTACCTTAACTGGAGGGATAATTTATCCCCTAGCGTTTGCTGATATCAGTATATCCGTCGATTCTATTGTCAGTATGTAAATAATGTATAACCTAGTTTTTTTGTGATAAATGTATCAACTTGAATTCGTACTGATGCTGATCGAGATTTACGTTACTTCAAGAAGTTTGAGCAGAACATTATCATCGATCCAATTCAGACTCAATTAACCTATGAACTACCTGTGTTATCAATAGAAGAAGTAGATGCTCAAGTTGCAGAAAAACCGACAGATGCCAAGTCAAAGCACGAAAACAATATTCCTTTAAACGATATAATTGCCCAACTATCTACTGAGACTGAGTCAGGTGACTAAACACGTAAATAGTTAAATAATTTGCAATGAAAGTTCAATCGGTCGAGTTAAAGTATTTCAAGAAATTCAGCAATCCGCCTGTATTTGATTTTACGGATTCAGAAACGGGCTTGGCACGAGATATTATTGTCCTAATCGGCATGAATGGTGCGGGTAAAACCAGTCTTTTACAGGCAATTGCGGCGACGCTGGGAGTAGCAACTGGACGATTACAAAAACTTCCTGATTTAGATTGGGTAGGATTTAATTATGAACTGTTAGGAAATAACTGGGATCGATTTGAGCCAGAGGTAACTCTAAAGGTACAATTTTCCTCTGAAGAACTCCATGCTGTTCAGGAATTCAATCATAAATTACAAGAAATGGATCGTCATTTACCCGTTCCTCCAGCAGAGGATTATCTAGCAACTTTGAGATGGCAAGGTGAGCGAGTTCAGGCAGATAAAGCGGCTCAATTGTTCCAATTTAAAGGACGAGACTATGCTAAACAACTACTCCGATCTGAAGGATTTCAGGTGTTTGAACGAGTGGGTACAGTATTCTGGTATACCGAACAAAGAACGTCAACAAGTTTAACCAGTGAAAATCCCGATCAGAAAATTGAAATAACTGAAAATATTTTACGCGATCGCCTATCAAAATGGCGGCAATTTCACCAAGATGTTGAAACAGGTAGAATTAAGCAACTACGTCCAGGACAAAAAGATGTGTACGCTGAAATTGAACAAGCTTACCAGAAGGTTTTTCCCGAACGTAGTTTTGAAGGTCCGGTTCCCCGCGAAAATATTGATGATATCCTGAGTGAACCATGGTTTTATCTCTACGATGGCAAAAACCAGTATGAAATTTCGGAACTCTCTGGCGGAGAACGGGCTATATTTCCCATACTAATGGACTTTGCCAACTGGAATATTCATAATTCAGTCATCTTGATTGATGAACTTGAATTACATTTACATCCGCCAATGCAACAAGCATTGCTGAGGAATTTGCTAAAGTTGGGTAAAAATAATCAATTTATCATCACAACTCACTCTGATTATGTAGAGCAATTAGTCCCTGAAGCACATATTATCCGGTTAGAGGTGTAACTTTGAGTATCGTTGATAAGGTTATTTTCTGTGAGGGGAAACAAACCAGTTTAGATATCAAACTTCTAGAGCGCATCTTAACAGAAAATCCAGAACAGCGACCAACAATTGTGTCGGCTGGTGGGAAGTTTACATTTTCAGTTTTTGCTCAAGGTTATTTTTTTCCGGATGAAGCGATCAATAAACAATATATCATTTTTAGGGATAGAGATTTTGATGTTCAGCCAACTGCAAACGTTAAATTACTACAACTGGGACAACGCTGTTTTTTAACGCATCGTGCTTGTGTTGAAAATTATCTTTTAAATGCTAATTTAATTCATAAGTATTGGCAGGCTAAGTTTGCAGAGAAATCGGAAAATCCTTTATCCAAGTGGGGACATGGCGATTCACCAGGAATTGAGACAATTGCAGCATGGATTGACAGGGCAGCAAGGACACTGACAGACTATCAAGCAGTACGATGGGCATTGGCTGATGTAGCGAAGCCAAGTGTGGCGCGATCGCAGCTTGAAACAACTTGGACAAAAGGTAGTGGTAACCTTCCAGCTTCTTTAGATCTACAACACTGTCAAGCTGAAGCAAAGAAACTCATTCAGACATTTAGAGAGGCTGTTGATCAAGTCACCCAAGATAGATTTGAAGAAAGGCTCGTTATCTATCAGACTCAGTTTGACCAAGCTGAATTTTGGCAACAGA from Coleofasciculus chthonoplastes PCC 7420 harbors:
- a CDS encoding Uma2 family endonuclease encodes the protein MAITTVKWTIDEYHRMIAAGILEDRRVELLQGEIVEMSPEGEPHAYFSSEAGEYLMRRLSDRAMVRLAKPITLPNNSEPEPDIAIVQRLGREYLDHHPYPDNIFWLIEYSESSLEKDLEIKLKIYAQVGISEYWVVNLKRRQLIVFRDPQDGEYASRSTLTGGIIYPLAFADISISVDSIVSM
- a CDS encoding AAA family ATPase; the protein is MKVQSVELKYFKKFSNPPVFDFTDSETGLARDIIVLIGMNGAGKTSLLQAIAATLGVATGRLQKLPDLDWVGFNYELLGNNWDRFEPEVTLKVQFSSEELHAVQEFNHKLQEMDRHLPVPPAEDYLATLRWQGERVQADKAAQLFQFKGRDYAKQLLRSEGFQVFERVGTVFWYTEQRTSTSLTSENPDQKIEITENILRDRLSKWRQFHQDVETGRIKQLRPGQKDVYAEIEQAYQKVFPERSFEGPVPRENIDDILSEPWFYLYDGKNQYEISELSGGERAIFPILMDFANWNIHNSVILIDELELHLHPPMQQALLRNLLKLGKNNQFIITTHSDYVEQLVPEAHIIRLEV